TTAATGTGAACAATTAATTATTACATTGTAAGACTGATTTTCTCTGTCTTACAATAATTCAGATCATCATCTTAGAGAAATTTAGAAAATGAAATCAGAAAAAACTCACAACTCTTCAGAAAGTAAAAGTAAAAAATCCTTCGTCATAAGGATTGATGATTCTACGTACAAACTTCTGGAGAAATGGGCCAATGATGAGTTCAGGAGCGTAAACGGGCAGATTGAATATCTGCTGCATCAGAGTTTGGTGAATTCAGGAAGAAAGAAAAAGGAAGAGTAAAAGGTTGA
This region of Chryseobacterium vaccae genomic DNA includes:
- a CDS encoding Arc family DNA binding domain-containing protein, whose product is MKSEKTHNSSESKSKKSFVIRIDDSTYKLLEKWANDEFRSVNGQIEYLLHQSLVNSGRKKKEE